TGTTCACTAACTAGCACGGCGCGGATTGGACCGAACAGGACTGACAGGGTCTTCCTGTCTTCCCAACCTTCCAGGAGCGCTGCTTGCTCGACAGGCATGCGAGACTTTCACTCAGCGTCCACGAGGGGTCTCTCGGCCAGTGGAGGCCAAATCCCGCCTCGGTGCTGCCACGCTGGGAGAACTGCTTCCCCCCCCGCGCAGGGGGGGGTGAAAGTGACCCCGACAGGAATCGAACCTGTGGCCTGCGGTTTAGGAAACCGCCGCTCTATCCAACTGAGCTACGGGGCCAGATAGGGGGCGGTTTATAGCAGGTCGACCGATCAGTGCAACGAAAGCCGACCGCTCCCCTGCCCCCTCCGGCGACCTGGAGAACGTCCTGCTCCGTCGAGGAGCAAACCGGGGCTTCTCTCAGAAGGGAAGACCGCCTTAAGACAGACGGGAAATCTGAAGAGCCTGTTCACAGCGCTAACGCGTGCAAAGGCAAGCAGCCAATAAGGCTACGCGCCTGCCCTGTGTCTCAACGACGCTCATTCTCCCCCTGCCCCAGAAGGCCGAAGGCGCAAGGGCTGGACCTGCTCTCGGGAATGGACCTCCTCGGGCTCATCCCCCTGGAGCGGAACGGTCCGCTGAAACCGAACCGAGAGGGGGGCATCCATCGGGCGTCGTACGGCCAGTGCGGCGGCGTGCCGCTTGGAAGGCCGGAACTGCACGAACTGCCACACCGAGGGTTCGTCCACCAGACGCGGATCAAAGGAGATCCGGGGGGGACGCCCCTGCGAAAGCTCGAAGGCGAACTGCTCCAAGGGCAGGGAGAGCCCCATTCCACGGGCCTTGATGTAGGCCTCCTTCAAGGTCCAGTAATCGAAGAAGCGCTCGCGCTGGCCACTCGTTGGGAGCGCCCGAAGCGAGGCCACCTCCGCAGGGGCGAAAAAGCTATCGGCGATCTCCACCGTTTCCCCCCTCCGCTCGGAGTCCTCCACGTCCGCGCCCACATCCACATCACGGGCCACCGCACAAAGCGCCATTCCATCCGTGTGGGAGAGGTTGAAGCGCAACCACTGCTTCTCGTCGCCGCGAATCTCCGGCCGACCGTATTGGTTGGCGGAGAAGGCCCAGGCCTCAGGCGCCACGGGCGCATAGCGCGACAAGGTGAGTCGCACGAGGGCATGAGAGACCAGGTACTGGATCCGGTGCCTCTCGAAGTAGAACCGCTGCTGCTTCTCGCGCTCCGCAGGGTCCAGCAAGGCGCGGTAAGACTCCTGCAATCCTGGATCGGTGATCCGCTCGGGCTCGACGATCCAGACATGGACCTCGTCTGGCGGCAACTTCAGCAGGGGCAACACGGGAGAGGACGTCGGCATGGCACCCCGCAGCGAAGCAGGCCTCGGCCGCTTTGTCACGGTGCCTGTCACCTGCCCGCCCTTTCAGGGCTCGTGGACCTGGGCTCGAACGATGGAGAAGACGGCGTCGCTCACGTCCGATGCCCCTCCTCCAGTCTTGGAGACGCGCACGAGGACCTGGGTGGAGCTGAGGTTTGGTACCCGCCAGGGATAGGTGCCTTGACTCGCCGGAAGTTCGAAGGCAATGGGGGTCCACACCGTCCCTCCGTCCGCCGAGAACGCGATGTCCACGGTGGGCAACGGGCTCTTGAGTGCCCACCGGATGTTGACCCTGCTCCCGCCTGTCCAGGACTCGCCTCCATTGGGAGAGAGCACCTGAATCACGTCCTGGGAGGGCACCGATGCGGTTTCCACCTCCAGCCCCAAGGCGAACGTCAGATCGGTCGAGCTGCTTCCGACCTGCTTCACCATGGCGGTGATGATGTTCTCCCCGGCCCGGAAGGGATTGCTCGCGAGGGGCAGTTGCTCGCGAATGTACTGGTTGTTCGTCGAGCCCGAGGCAAATGCCGCGAAACTGAGCCCTTTCCCCATGTTCCTGGAGAAGACCGGCACCTCGTTGATCCACACCTGGATGCCATCGTCGAAGAGCACCTCCAACATGGCCGCCGAGACCTGCTTGGCCAGGGTGAACTTCTTGCGGAAGTAGACGGAGGGCTGGGCGGGCACCATGGCGTTGAGCACCGTCCCCTCATCCCCGTCACCGTAGCCAAGCTGCCCAGGCCCTGACTTCCATTGAGAATCGTTGTAGCTGGCCAAGAGCCAGGAGGTCCCCCGATCCACATTGGTGTCATCGTATTTCCACACATCGCTGAAGGCCAGAACGCGCGTGAACCTCGGCGCTGTCTTCTTGACCACCACCATCTTCGCCACCGATGGGACACCCTCTTTGTTGATCAAGAACAACATGTAGGGTCCCGGAGGAGCCGCCACGTTGCTCTCTGGCGCAGTGACGGTGAGGCCCTCCTGAGTCAAAACATGTGGCAGTGTGAGAAAACGCTGATTTGAATCGAAGGCATGCGTCACGGATGCCAGGGAAATCAAGGTCACCTTCTTGATCGCCGCCCCACTGGGCGTCCCCACAAAGAAGGGCGTTCCAGGTTTGATTTCATTGGGCGCCGCATGGATGATGGGACGAGGCCCTTGGAACAAGTAGGGCGGCTCGAAAACTTCCGCGGTCCGCACATTCCGCCCTCCCGCGCTCAGGATCCTTCCATCCGGCAGCAACAGCGTGGACGAATGGTAGCCCCGAAAAGCGTTGTTGCTGGCCAGCACTTTCCAGACATTGGTTTCAGGATCCCACACCTCGGGGGAGAGAACAGCCCCCTCTGCGTTGTTGAACCCTTCCAAGCGGCTTCCCCCCGTCACGAGGACCTTGCCA
This genomic window from Stigmatella ashevillena contains:
- a CDS encoding galactose oxidase-like domain-containing protein; amino-acid sequence: MSWPISATHTHLLDTGKVMFFGEFDEGRLPPRLWDPSTNTLTPLPVPPFNIFCAGHSFLEDGRLLITGGHIDSHVGLPQAIIFNQRTGAWDNVPDMNDKRWYPNNTTLANGDVLVLSGETDGEGLFNELPQRYVAATHSWLDLTTAQRKIPYYPHMFLAPNNKLFFAGPWRSSQWLDPEGTGTWFEAPYSHFGGRSYGGNVYFDGKVLSVGGGNPPTNTVELIDLNQPSPAWAYQSPMSVPRRQHNTTFLPDGKVLVTGGSRLEGFNNAEGAVLSPEVWDPETNVWKVLASNNAFRGYHSSTLLLPDGRILSAGGRNVRTAEVFEPPYLFQGPRPIIHAAPNEIKPGTPFFVGTPSGAAIKKVTLISLASVTHAFDSNQRFLTLPHVLTQEGLTVTAPESNVAAPPGPYMLFLINKEGVPSVAKMVVVKKTAPRFTRVLAFSDVWKYDDTNVDRGTSWLLASYNDSQWKSGPGQLGYGDGDEGTVLNAMVPAQPSVYFRKKFTLAKQVSAAMLEVLFDDGIQVWINEVPVFSRNMGKGLSFAAFASGSTNNQYIREQLPLASNPFRAGENIITAMVKQVGSSSTDLTFALGLEVETASVPSQDVIQVLSPNGGESWTGGSRVNIRWALKSPLPTVDIAFSADGGTVWTPIAFELPASQGTYPWRVPNLSSTQVLVRVSKTGGGASDVSDAVFSIVRAQVHEP
- a CDS encoding 4'-phosphopantetheinyl transferase family protein, which codes for MPTSSPVLPLLKLPPDEVHVWIVEPERITDPGLQESYRALLDPAEREKQQRFYFERHRIQYLVSHALVRLTLSRYAPVAPEAWAFSANQYGRPEIRGDEKQWLRFNLSHTDGMALCAVARDVDVGADVEDSERRGETVEIADSFFAPAEVASLRALPTSGQRERFFDYWTLKEAYIKARGMGLSLPLEQFAFELSQGRPPRISFDPRLVDEPSVWQFVQFRPSKRHAAALAVRRPMDAPLSVRFQRTVPLQGDEPEEVHSREQVQPLRLRPSGAGGE